ACTCTCGCCAGCAATCGACTCAAACCCAATACCCAGCATATCGTAAACGCGATCAAACTCCTTAAAACTCACATCCACGCACACCTGCCACATCCGCACGGCTTCTTCATCGCCATCTTCGAGGCGGCGAAACCAATCGCGGGCTTCTTGTTCGAGTTTGGGATTGTCTTCAATCTCCTCATTAATGCGAACATAGAGTTCCAACAACTTCTGGATGGTAATATCCGCCGTCAATTCGCCCTCACCCCAGTAATTCCACGCCAGAATCAATTTCGCAAACTGAGACCCCCAATCGCCCAGATGATTTATCCCAACCACTTCATAGCCCAAAGCCCGATAAATATTTCGCAAGGCATTGCCAATCACCGTTGACCGCAGATGGTGAATGCCAAATGGCTTGGCAATATTGGGATGCGAAAAATCGATCACAACCGTCTTTCCCGCACCGTGATCCCCGCACCCGTAATCCTCACCCTGTTCGAGAATTGCAGAGAGAGTTTCGCCAACCAAATTGGTCTTTGGCACAAAAAAATTGAGATAGGGACCTGCTGGACGCACCTCTGAAATTCGATTACCCGTCGCAATTTGTGCAGATAGTTCTTCGGCAATCAGATGGGGTGCTTTGCGAAAAATTTTGGCCAACGTAAAACACGGGAAAGCATAATCGCCCATCTCGGGTTTTGGCGGTGTCTCAATCAGTTCCTTCACATCACCACAAGACATCTCAGTTGCTTTTGACACCTGCAATGCAATTTCTTCGACAAACGGATTGACCACAAAATACCTCCAATATCTCAAGGACCTCTTCCCCAGCCCTCTCCTATTTCAAAATATCCAAATCCAGAATTTTCTGTACATCGGCCTTCACTTGCACAGGCACGCGAAACCGATAGCTCTTTCGTTGAGCAATGAGTTCCAAATCGCGCTCTGTGCGCCACACATATCTCGAAAAACGCTGCCAGGGCATGTAGCGCATGCCCATCAGCAATCCGCGCGTGCTCATGGTCACGCGAATGGTAGCATACGCGATATAAAAAAACTCGATAGAAAGCAAAAAACCGAACAATTGCGGCACAAATCCCACGCCATCTGAGATCGCAGCCCCCCGAAACAGCACAATACCCCCCGTCACAATCAAAAGCACATCCCATCGCTTCTGCAAAAAAACCACCACAGGCTCCTGTGCACTGGACACATGACGCCGCAGTCGCCAATAGGCTACAATAGACGCGCCCAATAAAACGGGAGCGAGAATTAACACGATTTTTATAAGTGTCAAAGACATGTTACGATTTCGACGCCAGATAAATGGTTGCAATCCCAAAACTCAACCGAACCGCCTGTATATCGACAAATCCCGCATCGAATAACCGCCTGCAAAAATCATCACCTTCGGGAAAACGCATCACAGATTCATACAAATAGCGGTAGGCATTCGGATCGCGAGAAACCATGTGCCCAATACGGGGCAAAATACGCTGAAAATAAAAATTATAAAGGCCGCGGAACACAGGGGTTCGCGGCCTTGAAAACTCCAGCACAGCCACGCGCCCACCCACCTTGAGCACGCGGCACATCTCGCTCAGGGCCGTTTCCAACTCGGCCACATTGCGAATGCCAAATCCGATTGTCACGCCGTCAAATATCCCCTCACCAAAGGGAAGACACTCCCCATCGCCACACAGAAATGCGACCGGATTTGCTCGCGACTCATTTTTTTTTATACCCTCACGCAACATTGGCACCGAAGGATCGACGCCGATCACCTGAATATCGCCAGCGCGCTTGCCGCATTCAAACCCTAAATCACCCGTGCCCGTAGCCAGATCCAAAATTCGCCACTTAGGCTCGGGTTGCAATCGGTCAATCGTCTTTTTTCGCCACAAAATATCAATGCCCAGACTCAACAGGTGGTTGAGCAAATCGTATCTACGGGCAATCCCGTCAAACATCTGTCGCACAAAAGCGCGCTTGGCTTCTGGTTCGGGCAACACATCGCGCGCGATACCCGCAGGGGCTTCAGGGCTATGCCTGTGTTCACATTTCATCAACGTCAAAGCTCGCAGTGGTTTTGGGCGGCGGGGACAATTCTTAATTCTTAATTCCTAATTCTTAATTGAATTCCCCACCCGTTTGACAACAACATCTTTCATCACATCAGTCGGTGGCTCAACACCTGTCCAGATCGCAAAAGACCGCGCCCCTTGAAAAACCAGCATATCCAGCCCCCCAAAGGCCGGTGCTCCAACCGATTGAAACGCGCGCATCAACTGCGTATCCAGCGGATTGAACACCGTATCGTAAAGCACCAGATCCGGATGGACAGCGCGCACATCGGCAAGGGGCGAGGCATTGACCTCGGGATACATCCCCAGCGAAGTGGTATTCACAACCACGCCCGCATCGGCAAACGCCCTGCATTGCGCATCGGCATCCAGCGCACCCACATCCATTTTTGTACCAGTTATTTTTTCCATATCCACCGCCAGAGCCTCGGCTCGCCCGACCGTGCGATTCAAAATCGTCACCCGCTGCACCCCATCTTGCGTCCCCAGCGCATACGTCACAGCGCGGGCCGCCCCACCTGCGCCGAGCACCACGCAATGCGCGGGAAATGTCACAATCCCCGCAATATCGCGCAATGCCGTCAAGACGCCATAGACATCCGTATTGTATCCGACCAGTTCATCGTCTTCGCGCGAAATAGTATTGACCGCACCCACGGCCAGTGCTTCTTCTGAAATGCGGTCCAGGTGTTCCATCACCGCCAGCTTGTGCGGAATAGTCACATTTAACCCGCGCATATTCAGCCCGCGCAACCCCTTCATCGCCTCGCCCACGCGGTCGGGCAACACGTGAAAAGCCACATAACAATAATCCACATCTAATGCGGCGATTGCAGCATTGTGCATATCGGGAGAAAACGAATGAGCCACCGGGTCGCCAATAACGCCCAGCACCTGACTTGTTGCGCGAATATTCATCAAGACCTTCGACTGCCATCCAGCAAATCATTTACAAACTCGTCAGCAATATCAAAACTCTCCTTCCACGAGCAGTTGTATGTATAGCGTATAAATGCCACACCGCCCAGGATCATCAAAATCGCAAATAGCGCGAGCTTAAAAAGTATCTTCATATTTTCCCTCTTTTGGTTGAACAACAGTAGATAAACAATCGAATAACCCGGCAAAATCTCGGCACATATCGCCCGTATTTGACACCCGAGTTTCGCCCGCGGCTACCAATCCCGCCAGAGCAAAGGCCAATCCCGTGAGGGCATCGCCGCCAGCATCGACCTCTATGCCCTCAAGGCGCACAGGTCCTTGCACCACCAGGCCATCGGGCATTTCGCCTACCTTAGCCCCCATTTGACGCAAATTTTGAATCGTCAGTGATAGGCGGTCAACCTCTCCCTGGCGCAAGCCCTCACCATCTCGAATAACCGTTTCGCCCGCGGCTTGCGTACCCATCACAGCGAGAAAAGGCACTTCACAAATAAATAGATCGGTCTGCTCGCCCCCTATGCGCGTGCGCCGCAATTCAGACCCCTGAACTTTAACCGTACGCGTCACTTTTGACTTTGATCGCGTCACCTGAATATCCAATTGTGCATTCAACCGCCGCAACAAATCCAATGCGCGGCGGGTCTTCCAATCATCACCCACGCAGTGAAGGGTCAAATCCGACTGCGATAACATCGCCGCAGCACCGAGCAAATAAAGCGTGGTCTCGGGATCCCCCGGCACATCGCATTCTCCAATAAGCCCACGCGCTTCCTTTACCTCATACATACTTACCCCTCTAACGCAACCGCACTTGGTAACCCGCATCTCGCAAAATACCGACAGACCGGTCGGCTTCCTCCTCCTGCCCAAACCCCATCCGAATCGTCCCCCCTTCGCCTTCGCGTACCTTCAACACCTCGATATCTTCAATATTAATTCCTTCAGCAGATAAACGCGAGGCAACATCGGCAATCACACCGGGTTTGTCTTCTACCACCAGCAAAATTTCGTGAAGCGGATGCAAAAACCCCTTGGAATCTCTGGGAATCTCCCCGCGAATGCGATTGGCATAATCAAAATCTTCTGATAACGCTTCCCGATCCACCTTATCTCGTATCGCCACAAGCGCGTCGAGATACGCATCGATCATCTCGCGAATAGGACCGGCATTCGTCTGACAAATATCCCGCCACATCGCAAACGGACTGGAGGCAATACGCGTCAAATCGCGGAACCCACCCGCTGCCATTTGCAAGGGAAGGCCATCGGCCTCATTGAGCCTGCCCACCAATCCCACGAGCGTGGTAGCCATCATCTGCGGCAAATGACTCACCGTCGCAGCGACCCGATCATGGGTTTCGGCCTCCATACGCATAGAACGCGCACCAATGCATTGCACCAGTGCTGCAAGCGCATCCACAATTTCGTCGGAAACACCGCTTGCGGGCGTAAGCACATAAAGCGCGTTTTCAAACAAAAAAGGATCGGCTGCGCCCACGCCGCTCTTTTCTGACCCCGCCATAGGATGCCCGCCCACAAAATGTACATCTTCACGCGCAACCCGTTCTGCACAGGCGACAATCGCGCCCTTTGTGCTACCCACATCTGTAATAATACAACCCGGCGAGGCCGCTCGCACAACCGCAGGCAACTGCTCCAGAATACGCACAATGGGCGAACACAAAAATACCAGATCTGACCGCTTTACGCCATTGTCCATCGCGTCGTATTCATAGCCACTGTCGATCACATCAAGCGCATGGGCTTCTCGCAGGGTCTCTGCGCGACTAATACCAATAATCTCGCGCCCAATTCCCAGTCGCTTAAACGCCAACCCCAGCGACCCACCAATCAACCCCACACCCACAATGGCAATCGCGGCATCTGTAAACGGAGGATCGTTCATACAAATAACCTGATACGATATAAAATACTAAACCAGACCCGCCAGGTCCTTCACAAACACTTCCGTATCTTCCCACCCCAAGCACGGGTCAGTGATGGATTTCCCAAATATCCCCTCTTCGGGTTTTTGCGCGCCCTCTTCCAGATAACTCTCCACCATCAACCCACGCACCACATTGTGAAGCAGCGCGGAATGGCGGCGGCTGCGCATCACCTCCAGACCAATGCGCGGCTGTTCGGAAAACGTTTTATCTGAATTATTGTGATTGGTATCCACAATAATCGTCGGATTGCCCAACTTGCGCGCCAGATATTCCTCGGCAACATGCATCAAATCTTCGTAGTGATAATTGGGTATGCTTCGCCCATTATACGACATCCCGCGCAACACCGCATGCGTCAGCGGATTGCCCGACGTGCCGACCTCCCAGCCATTGTGAAAAAATACATGCGGAATTTGCGCGGCATAAATGGCATTGAACATCACATCCAGATCGCCACCCGTTGGATTTTTCATCCCCGCAGGCACATCGACGCCGCTAATAGTCAGGCGATGATTCTGATTTTCAACAGACCGCGCCCCCACGGCAATATAACTCAGCAAATCCTCCACATAAGGCAAATTCGAAGGATAGAGCATCTCATCCGCCGCCGTCAAATGCGACTCGCGAAAAGCGCGAATCTGCATCTGCCGAATGGTCTTAATCCCAACAACCATATCGGGCATACCTTCAGGGTCGGGCTGATGGGCCATGCCCTTATACCCTTCGCCAGTCGTGCGCGGCTTATTGGTATAAATCCGCGGCACGAGCACCAGCTTGTCCATCACCTGCTCTTGGAGCCGCGCCAGGCGATTCACATATTCGCACACCGCATCGACATTGTGAGCCGAGCACGGACCAATAACCAACAAAAACTTATCGCTCTTGCGCTCAAAAATAGCCCGAATCTCGGCATCGCGTTCTTCTTTCTTAGCCTTCAAATCATCGGGTAGCGGCAAAACATCCTGGATTTTTTCTGCACTGGGAATGGGCTGAATCTGTTTGAAACTCATAATAGTACCTTTTTTAAGACTCTGAATCTGAGTGATCTTCTTCCAACCGCAGTGACTCATCGATAATCTGTCTAAAAATGCGTTGCGCTGCTTCGTGACTCAAAGGACCGCCATTCAACTCGCGAATGCGGTTGAGAATCAGGGTTTCTCGTTCAGGGGCATGCAAGGGCAAACCCTCGGCACGCTTAATTTTTCCCACAGACAGCGCATACCGGGCACGCTCATTGAGCAACTCGAGAATCTGATCATCTAAAGCATCGATTTTCTCGCGCCAGAAATCCAGATCCTT
This window of the Gemmatimonadota bacterium genome carries:
- a CDS encoding prephenate dehydrogenase; its protein translation is MNDPPFTDAAIAIVGVGLIGGSLGLAFKRLGIGREIIGISRAETLREAHALDVIDSGYEYDAMDNGVKRSDLVFLCSPIVRILEQLPAVVRAASPGCIITDVGSTKGAIVACAERVAREDVHFVGGHPMAGSEKSGVGAADPFLFENALYVLTPASGVSDEIVDALAALVQCIGARSMRMEAETHDRVAATVSHLPQMMATTLVGLVGRLNEADGLPLQMAAGGFRDLTRIASSPFAMWRDICQTNAGPIREMIDAYLDALVAIRDKVDREALSEDFDYANRIRGEIPRDSKGFLHPLHEILLVVEDKPGVIADVASRLSAEGINIEDIEVLKVREGEGGTIRMGFGQEEEADRSVGILRDAGYQVRLR
- the pheA gene encoding chorismate mutase, yielding MEKDLDFWREKIDALDDQILELLNERARYALSVGKIKRAEGLPLHAPERETLILNRIRELNGGPLSHEAAQRIFRQIIDESLRLEEDHSDSES
- the aroE gene encoding shikimate dehydrogenase, which translates into the protein MNIRATSQVLGVIGDPVAHSFSPDMHNAAIAALDVDYCYVAFHVLPDRVGEAMKGLRGLNMRGLNVTIPHKLAVMEHLDRISEEALAVGAVNTISREDDELVGYNTDVYGVLTALRDIAGIVTFPAHCVVLGAGGAARAVTYALGTQDGVQRVTILNRTVGRAEALAVDMEKITGTKMDVGALDADAQCRAFADAGVVVNTTSLGMYPEVNASPLADVRAVHPDLVLYDTVFNPLDTQLMRAFQSVGAPAFGGLDMLVFQGARSFAIWTGVEPPTDVMKDVVVKRVGNSIKN
- a CDS encoding 3-deoxy-7-phosphoheptulonate synthase; the encoded protein is MSFKQIQPIPSAEKIQDVLPLPDDLKAKKEERDAEIRAIFERKSDKFLLVIGPCSAHNVDAVCEYVNRLARLQEQVMDKLVLVPRIYTNKPRTTGEGYKGMAHQPDPEGMPDMVVGIKTIRQMQIRAFRESHLTAADEMLYPSNLPYVEDLLSYIAVGARSVENQNHRLTISGVDVPAGMKNPTGGDLDVMFNAIYAAQIPHVFFHNGWEVGTSGNPLTHAVLRGMSYNGRSIPNYHYEDLMHVAEEYLARKLGNPTIIVDTNHNNSDKTFSEQPRIGLEVMRSRRHSALLHNVVRGLMVESYLEEGAQKPEEGIFGKSITDPCLGWEDTEVFVKDLAGLV
- the ubiE gene encoding bifunctional demethylmenaquinone methyltransferase/2-methoxy-6-polyprenyl-1,4-benzoquinol methylase UbiE is translated as MKCEHRHSPEAPAGIARDVLPEPEAKRAFVRQMFDGIARRYDLLNHLLSLGIDILWRKKTIDRLQPEPKWRILDLATGTGDLGFECGKRAGDIQVIGVDPSVPMLREGIKKNESRANPVAFLCGDGECLPFGEGIFDGVTIGFGIRNVAELETALSEMCRVLKVGGRVAVLEFSRPRTPVFRGLYNFYFQRILPRIGHMVSRDPNAYRYLYESVMRFPEGDDFCRRLFDAGFVDIQAVRLSFGIATIYLASKS